Below is a genomic region from Thermococcus sp..
TATATAAACTTTTCTTTTTACTAGTTGGATTAACTAACGTTTTTTTTTCGTAGGATTTTCAATTTACAACCGTATTAACACGATGAGAACGGGCCAAAAGAAGGGAGAGTAAAAGAGTGAACAAAAGAACACAACTGATTATTTTATGCAATCAAAGCTCGGGGCGTGGGGGCACAGCCCCCCAATAGTTTAAGAGAGAAGGGGGTTGTGGGGCGAAGCCCCACTCCGGGGGTTTGAGAGTACAGAGAGATAAGGGGGCCGAGCCCCCTTGTCTTTCGTCACCAAAGTTTGGGGTACCAGTCCCTCGGCATGAAGACCTTGTCAACATCGACGGCTATGCCCTTGCTCTTCTGGAGCATCTCGCCGCTCGTCATGGTGGCCTTTCCGAGTGCAACCAGCTCGTCTTTAAGAGTCATCACGGCAACTAAATCACCCTTCTTGATGCCCTTGTGAACCTTGACTATGCCAGGAACGGCCAGATCGGCTCCGTAGGTGACCGCCGCAACGGCGGAGTCCCTTATCCATACCTTGGGAAGGTGCTCCACCGCTTTCTCCATCGGCTGGATGGCATTCCTGAAGTACTCCTCAATGCCGTCGTCCTTCCAGAAGTGGTAGTAATCGATGAGGTCGTGAAGGGTTACGAGGGTCTCGTCCTCCTTGAAGGGCCCGCTCCTCGTTCTCCTCAGCTCGGCCATGTGCGCTCCCACTCCGAGGGCAAGGCCGATGTGGTGGATAAGTGAACGTATGTAGGTCCCCGCCTCGACGCCAACACGGAAGAGCACATCTTTACCGTCTATCTCAAGAATCTCGATGTAGTAAACCTTTCTCGTCCTCAGCCTTCTCTTGACCGCGCTCCTCAGCGGCGGCCTCTGGATTATCTCGCCCTCGAACTCCCGCATAACCGCGCGGATTTTGTCCTCAGGAACGTCGCCGTGGAGGTGCATCAACGCAACGTACTCCTTTCCCGCAGGTAGGAGCGCCTGAACGACCCTCGTTGCCCTCTCAAGTGCCACGGGCAAAACGCCGCTGACCTTCGGATCTAGGGTCCCGCCGTGGCCGGCCTTGTTCAGGTTGAAGAGCCTCTTTATCCAGGCAACAACCTCGTGACTGGTTGGGCCAGGTGGTTTGTCAAGGTTTATTATCCCGAACTGCATGTGCATCTCCATTGGCCTCTTCTCGGGCGGGAAGCCCCACTTCGGGTTCGTCTCGGCCTTCTCGTCCTTAATCAGAACCTCTCGCTTTCTGTCTGCAGGTAAAATCCTCCTGACCTCGTCCCTCGCCATGAGCATCACCCGATGAGCGTTATCGCCCTAAGTTCGGAATAGCGCCTTATAAACCTGAGCTTAGTACTTGAACCGGTATGTAAATACCGGCCAGTTTGGGAGGTATTTGACGAACCTCAGATAGCCGGGCACGAAAACTTCCCTCTTACCCTTTTCAAGCCCCTTCAATACCGCCCTTGCAACCTGTTCCGGCTCTATCGAGCCCTTCGGAACCCTTCCGTTCCAGAAACCCGTCTTGACCTGCTTGGGATACACCCTCATAACATGGATTCCTCTGGCTCTTAGCTCCCTCTCAAGGTTTACCGCGAGGTAGTGGAGGGCACCCTTGGCGGCGCAGTAGGAGGGAATCTCCGGCACGTTGATAAAGGCAACGCCGCTGATTATGAACACCACGGTCGAACCCTTCGGGAGCACTGGGAGGAGCACATTCGTGAGCTCAACGGGCGCGAGGGTGTTTACCCGGAACAGGTTCTCCAGCTCCTCGCTTGAGTGCTCAAGAAGGGGCTTTCTCACCGCGAGGCCGGCGTTGTTTATGAGGAGGTCAACCCTTTCCACACCCAGCCTCTCAAGCCCCTCCAAAATCGTGCCTGGAAAGTCCCCTTTGCTCAGGTCGGCGATTATGTACTCAAAGGCAGGCAGTTTTTCCTGAAGTTCACGGAGCTTTTCTCCGTTTCTGGCCACCCCAACAACGCGGTAGCCCCTCCCGACGAGACCCTCAACAAGAAGCCTTCCGATGCCGCCAGTTGCACCTGTCACAAGCGCGGTTTTCATGAAACCCACCAGAAATAGTTGGAAACCAAACTTAAAAGCGTTGAGAAGTAAAGGGAGGCCAAAAGGCCTCTGCCTCACTCAAGGCTGATTCCAGCACTCTCAAGGGCGGCCTTGACGGCCTCGTCGTCGGCGCCGCGCTCGATGTTGACCCTCTCCGGAAGGGGCTCAAGGTGCTTAACGTTCATCCTCCTGCGCTTGACCTTGTTGAGGCCGGCGCCTGTAACGAGGACAAAGTTCCTGTCGATGACGTCAACGACGACGACCTTCTGGCCGGCCCTCCTTCCGGCGATTATAACTGCAAGCCTTCCAACTTCCATAGCTGGCATTCATCCCACCTCCTCATTTTTTGTTGCCCGGGTTTGCACCCGACCCCGCGTCACCGTCGGGGTAAAGGTGGTCGATGGCGGCCTTCACAATCGCGAAGACGCCATCGGGATCCCAGTGGGCAGTGTTAATAATCAAGTCGTAAATCGACTTGTCGTCGATGTCAATTCCATAGAGGTTTAAATACCTTTTCCTGTTGCCCTTCTCGCGCTCGGCGATTTCCACAAAGGCCTCCTCCACGGAGACACCCTCACGGCGGGCAACTCTCCTGGCACGCTCCATTATGGGGGCATCGAGCCATATCTTAAGGTCGGCATTCTTGACCATCCAGCCGGCTAGGCGCCCCTCGATAACGACGTTACACTCTTTGGCTGCCTCGACCTGCCTCCTGTCCACCTCCCTGTCTATTTCGGGGTGAAGCTCTGCGTACTCCTGGAACTCCTCAAGCGACATGCCCATCTCCTTGGCCATCTGCCTGAAGATGAGGCCGGCGTATATGTGCTTGAAGCCGTAGTGCCTGGCGAGGTTCCTGCACAGTGTCGTCGTCCCGGAACCGGCCAGGCCGCTGACGGTTATCACGAGGCAGCCCTTCGGCATGTTAGCACCTCAGACGAGGGCAGCCCTGACCTGGGCCTTCATGACCTTCCTCATGCAGCTCGGGCAGAGGTTCGGGTAGGGCCTCTCTGGCCTCTTTGCCGTCTTCGGGAGCTTCCTGAGTTCGCTCGGCCTTCCGCGGGGAATGCCGTTGAGCGGCCTACCGCACATGGCGCAGTGAGCTACTTTCGGCTTCCTTCTCTCGAAGTGTATGACGGTCCTTCCGCCCGGAGTCCTGACGTACTTCCTTCTCCATGACCTTGACCTGTACATCGGCTTCATTTCTCTCACCTCGCAACCCCTATTTTCAGAGTCTTTTTAAATTTAACCCATGTCAAGGAGCTTCCTGAGGATGTAACCGGTTATCATAGACGTCATGATGTACCAGCCGACGTAACCGAGCTCGTTAGCGGGCAGTCCGGAGTGATAGAGTCTGTGGAACCAGTCGAATATGAAGAAGTTGAACGGAGATTTCACTATGCCAACTTCGATATACCATCTCCTGAGCCATCCGAAGAAGATCCAGAATATCGGCAGGGTCAGCAGCGTGACTTTGAACATCGTGTCCTTCATGACCTCGCTCTGGAGCTTCATAAGCTCCATCTGCTCCTGCTGAAGCTTCTTGAGCTTTTTCTCATCCTTTGCGGCCTGGGCCTCCTTGTACTTCTTCTGGAACTCTTTGCTCTTCTTTTGAAGCCGCTTAACCTTTTCCTGGTCGACCAGGATGTAGTTCAGCAGGGTGAAGAGTCCACCCAGCATTATGCCCGCGACAGTGACCACCACTATCGGGTGGTAGGCCTGTATCATGGGTCCAAACAGATTGTCAAGGAATGTGTATATCCCCTCAATCATACTCTCCCACCGCCAGATTCAGTACTTCAACAAGCTCGTGAACGGCCTCATCAAGGCCCTTATCTTCATGGTTCTCGATTATCTTTATGAGCGCGTTAGAGTGCATGGCGTAGCTCACGGCAGCGGCACGGTTAAGATCCTGATGCCTCTGTATCTGCTCTTCAGTCTCAACGTCCCTATCGCGCTTCAGATCGCGGAGACGTCTTCCAAGTATCTCGCTCGGGGTGGCCTCGATTATGACTATGAAGTTGGGGTTTATTACCTCGATGACCTCCTTGGGGAAACCGAGAAGGTATCCTACAGGGGTTCTGATGGTTGCATGGGTATCGAGGAGTATGGGCTCCATCTTGGCCATTTCAACGATCCTTCTGGCGACTTTCATCTGGAGCTCCTTCTGAACGTTGGGGTTGAGCTTTCTCATCTCGTCCCTGTGGCTCACCAGTCCCGCCTTCACTGCCTCCTCGAACATCAGGTCGCCAAAGTTGACAAGCCTGAACTTGACCTTCGTTTTTCGAAGGGCCAGCCGGGTTATTGTGCTCTTACCCACCCCTGGAATCCCTGTTATCATGACCACAAACGGCATCACGCTCACCCAAGGAGGTTTCTGGAAGAAGTAATCGAACCGGGTTTAAAAGGTTTTGTGAAAGAAAAGAAAGACTCACTTGGTGAAGAACCTCCTCAAAGCCGGGAACATCTCGGTGGCCTGTTCTCTGGCTATCTCTTCATAGAACCTGTAGAGTATACCCACCGTAAGGAGGATTCCCGTTCCCGTACCAAGGGCTCCAAGGAAGTCCGCCAGCACTGCCACTATCGCCAGGGTGAACGAACCCCAGAAGGTGACGTAGGGGATGTACCTGTTGAGCACCCTCTCCAGTATCCTAGGATCGCGCCTGAATCCCGGAATCTGAAGGCCGGCGCTCTGAAGCTGTCTGGCGATGCTCTTGGCGTCAAGGCCTGTCAGCTCGACCCACAGGAATCCAAAGAGTATCGACCAGAAGATCGTCATCAGCGCGTAGACCAGGGCCCTTCCCGGATCTGCGATGACGTGGTAGATGTCCCGCGGTGGATAGAGGTACGTGACAAATCCTGTTAGTGGGTAGCCGGCCTCGTCGAAGGTTCCAAGGAATGTGTAGCCGAAGTTGTTGAGGAGTCTGGCCCAGAGCTGGATGTTGGAGTAGAGGGCAAAAGTCAGGATAATCGGGATGTTGCTGACGTACATGAACCTTATCGGGTACCTTCCGCGAACGGTAACACGGCCGTAGCTGAGCGGTATCTCAACGCGCATGCTCTCAAGATAAACAACCACGAGGAAGACGACTATGGTGGCCAGCAGATCCATCATATCCGGCAGCGTTCCCCTGTAAAGCGCGCCCGTGAGGTCGCCGTAGAACAGATGCTGTATGAACGCGGGGATGGCACCTATTATCGCAGGCCCTCCTGTGACGGGGTCGATGTAGTCAGGGGTCGTTGCAGGGTTTAGGGCCTTCGTAATGACGGTCTGTGAAACACCCGCGGCGATGAAGAGGCTGATACCGCTTCCGATACCCCACTTGCTCACGAGCTCATCGAGGAGGATGAGCATCACGGAGGCGAATCCAAGCTGGAGTATGATGAGTATCGCCAGGCCGAGTCCGATGTACGCCTCACCGGCGGGTGTCGTCACGGTCTGGAAGGCGCCGAGGCCGGTATCCACCCTACCGAAGGCACCGGCGAAGACGTATATGGCTGCTTCGAAGAAGCTCATGAAGACTGCAAACAGCTTCTGGGCGGCCTGATAAAACCGCCTATCCTCGTGATTGGAGAGATCAAGGTGAACTATCTCGGAACCAACGAGAAGCTGCATGATGATGCTCGCGGTGACTATCGGCCCGATACCGAGAGTCAGAAGAGAACCACTCCTTCCTGCGAGGACGAACCTGAGCGTGGCAAAGTAGTCCTGAATCTGTGCTGGAATCCCATAGAGCGGAATCTCAGCGAGGATGAAGTACAGCAGCAGAACGATTCCCGTCCACATGAACTTCTCCTTGAGTGGCACGTGCCTCTTGGGCCGCTCCACCTCGGGGAAGTACCTTTCAATCGCGAACACTACGTTTCTGAACCCCATGATTAACACCCGCCAAAAGTTAAATTAAAGGGG
It encodes:
- a CDS encoding adenylate kinase; its protein translation is MPFVVMITGIPGVGKSTITRLALRKTKVKFRLVNFGDLMFEEAVKAGLVSHRDEMRKLNPNVQKELQMKVARRIVEMAKMEPILLDTHATIRTPVGYLLGFPKEVIEVINPNFIVIIEATPSEILGRRLRDLKRDRDVETEEQIQRHQDLNRAAAVSYAMHSNALIKIIENHEDKGLDEAVHELVEVLNLAVGEYD
- a CDS encoding 50S ribosomal protein L14e; translation: MPAMEVGRLAVIIAGRRAGQKVVVVDVIDRNFVLVTGAGLNKVKRRRMNVKHLEPLPERVNIERGADDEAVKAALESAGISLE
- a CDS encoding RNA-guided pseudouridylation complex pseudouridine synthase subunit Cbf5, with amino-acid sequence MARDEVRRILPADRKREVLIKDEKAETNPKWGFPPEKRPMEMHMQFGIINLDKPPGPTSHEVVAWIKRLFNLNKAGHGGTLDPKVSGVLPVALERATRVVQALLPAGKEYVALMHLHGDVPEDKIRAVMREFEGEIIQRPPLRSAVKRRLRTRKVYYIEILEIDGKDVLFRVGVEAGTYIRSLIHHIGLALGVGAHMAELRRTRSGPFKEDETLVTLHDLIDYYHFWKDDGIEEYFRNAIQPMEKAVEHLPKVWIRDSAVAAVTYGADLAVPGIVKVHKGIKKGDLVAVMTLKDELVALGKATMTSGEMLQKSKGIAVDVDKVFMPRDWYPKLW
- a CDS encoding DUF106 domain-containing protein — encoded protein: MIEGIYTFLDNLFGPMIQAYHPIVVVTVAGIMLGGLFTLLNYILVDQEKVKRLQKKSKEFQKKYKEAQAAKDEKKLKKLQQEQMELMKLQSEVMKDTMFKVTLLTLPIFWIFFGWLRRWYIEVGIVKSPFNFFIFDWFHRLYHSGLPANELGYVGWYIMTSMITGYILRKLLDMG
- a CDS encoding 50S ribosomal protein L34e, translating into MKPMYRSRSWRRKYVRTPGGRTVIHFERRKPKVAHCAMCGRPLNGIPRGRPSELRKLPKTAKRPERPYPNLCPSCMRKVMKAQVRAALV
- the cmk gene encoding (d)CMP kinase, translating into MPKGCLVITVSGLAGSGTTTLCRNLARHYGFKHIYAGLIFRQMAKEMGMSLEEFQEYAELHPEIDREVDRRQVEAAKECNVVIEGRLAGWMVKNADLKIWLDAPIMERARRVARREGVSVEEAFVEIAEREKGNRKRYLNLYGIDIDDKSIYDLIINTAHWDPDGVFAIVKAAIDHLYPDGDAGSGANPGNKK
- a CDS encoding SDR family oxidoreductase: MKTALVTGATGGIGRLLVEGLVGRGYRVVGVARNGEKLRELQEKLPAFEYIIADLSKGDFPGTILEGLERLGVERVDLLINNAGLAVRKPLLEHSSEELENLFRVNTLAPVELTNVLLPVLPKGSTVVFIISGVAFINVPEIPSYCAAKGALHYLAVNLERELRARGIHVMRVYPKQVKTGFWNGRVPKGSIEPEQVARAVLKGLEKGKREVFVPGYLRFVKYLPNWPVFTYRFKY
- the secY gene encoding preprotein translocase subunit SecY, whose translation is MGFRNVVFAIERYFPEVERPKRHVPLKEKFMWTGIVLLLYFILAEIPLYGIPAQIQDYFATLRFVLAGRSGSLLTLGIGPIVTASIIMQLLVGSEIVHLDLSNHEDRRFYQAAQKLFAVFMSFFEAAIYVFAGAFGRVDTGLGAFQTVTTPAGEAYIGLGLAILIILQLGFASVMLILLDELVSKWGIGSGISLFIAAGVSQTVITKALNPATTPDYIDPVTGGPAIIGAIPAFIQHLFYGDLTGALYRGTLPDMMDLLATIVVFLVVVYLESMRVEIPLSYGRVTVRGRYPIRFMYVSNIPIILTFALYSNIQLWARLLNNFGYTFLGTFDEAGYPLTGFVTYLYPPRDIYHVIADPGRALVYALMTIFWSILFGFLWVELTGLDAKSIARQLQSAGLQIPGFRRDPRILERVLNRYIPYVTFWGSFTLAIVAVLADFLGALGTGTGILLTVGILYRFYEEIAREQATEMFPALRRFFTK